In Indicator indicator isolate 239-I01 chromosome 20, UM_Iind_1.1, whole genome shotgun sequence, a genomic segment contains:
- the LOC128973598 gene encoding cerebral cavernous malformations 2 protein-like codes for MEEEGKKGKKPGIVSPFKRVFLKGEKGRDKKAQEKVTERRPLHTVVVSLPDRVEPDVLLNDYIEKEVKYLGQLTSIPGYLNPSSRTEILHLIDNAKRAHQLPGQLTQEHDAVISLSAYNIKLVWRDGEDLILRVPIHDIASVSYIRDDSSHLVVLKTAQDPGVSPSQSLCAESSKALSSGSLSESGVVPLEACCLVVLATENKDYVSSVGRSIPETPTNRNPYRQRIPEAPPRYTLFGANRQKAPAGPLAVHTTAVRMGQREFCVVGRPTAYPCIPHPKSHLFPSSYPTSLHLPALKSHISPPIPTFSPSPRASPASFPSGIPGCCSAPPPPWLRSADSPDMAAARGGGSGESPLPAPGPCASGWARAAAPGAAEQRLGRAGRGQRG; via the exons cctggaATAGTGTCTCCTTTCAAGAGAGTCTTCCtgaagggggagaaagggagggataAAAAAGCCCAGGAGAAGGTGACGGAGCGGCGGCCGCTGCACACggtggtggtgtccctgcctgaCCGCGTGGAGCCTGACGTGCTGCTCAATGACTACATCGAGAAGGAGGTCAAG TATTTAGGTCAGCTCACATCCATCCCAGGGTACCTGAACCCCTCCAGCCGCACCGAAATCCTGCATTTGATTGATAATGCCAAG AGAGCACAccagctcccagggcagctgaccCAAGAGCATGATGCTGTCATCAGTCTCTCTGCCTACAACATCAAGCTGGTGTGGAGGGATGGAGAAGATCTCATCCTCAGGGTCCCCATCCACGACATTGCCTCCGTTTCCTACATCCGAGATGATTCCTCTCATTTGGTTGTGCTGAAAACAG CTCAGGATCCTGGGGTCTCCCCCAGCCAGAGCCTCTGTGCCGAGAGCTCCAAGGCGCTGTCGTCCGGCTCGCTGTCCGAGAGCGGGGTGGTTCCTCTGGAAGCTTGCTGCTTGGTGGTGCTGGCCACAGAGAACAAA GACTACGTGTCCAGTGTAGGCAGAAGTATACCGGAAACCCCAACCAACAG AAACCCATACCGGCAACGCATCCCAGAGGCACCCCCCAGGTACACACTGTTCGGGGCTAACCGGCAAAAAGCCCCGGCAGGTCCTTTGGCTGTCCATACCACCGCCGTACGCATGGGCCAACGGGAGTTTTGTGTGGTGGGACGT CCCACCGCATACCCCTGCATCCCCCACCCCAAATCCCACCTTTTCCCATCTTCCTACCCCACATCCCTGCATCTCCCCGCCCTCAAATCCCACATTTCCCCCCCCATTCCCAcattttctccctccccccGCGCCTCACCTGCCTCCTTTCCCTCCGGCATTCCCGGTTGCTGTTCCGCGCCGCCCCCCCCGTGGCTCCGCAGCGCGGATTCCCCGGACATGGCCGCGGCTCGGGGCGGGGGGTCCGGGGAGTCCCCGCTGCCAGCCCCCGGCCCCTGCGCCTCGGGCTGGGCGCGGGCGGCTGCGCCGGGAGCGGCGGAGCAgcggctgggcagggctgggcggGGGCAGCGCGGCTGA